One part of the Lytechinus pictus isolate F3 Inbred chromosome 3, Lp3.0, whole genome shotgun sequence genome encodes these proteins:
- the LOC129256661 gene encoding protein SPMIP1-like, translating into MGELFDVQRQNFWTESIHKEAYTRLAWHEKYSKEFARESREGGQAALARRKRPDMVPKVKLIPVQSLKTKKAAAKIDASKAQESSKKEFETLAGKDPNALLVEMRPVTADVREQLFQGFSKEGTGRYAYLQMRKLKKPEMKYEVPLTSSWEYGWRLNDVVKEFRAPTYGRSRIVKDTFFRTNGIL; encoded by the coding sequence ATGGGTGAATTATTTGATGTACAGCGACAGAACTTTTGGACTGAATCTATCCACAAAGAAGCATATACACGACTGGCGTGGCATGAGAAGTACAGCAAGGAGTTTGCCCGTGAGTCTCGGGAGGGAGGGCAGGCAGCTCTCGCTAGGAGGAAGCGGCCTGATATGGTGCCAAAGGTGAAACTCATCCCTGTTCAGTCTTTGAAAACCAAGAAAGCAGCAGCAAAGATCGACGCTTCCAAAGCACAGGAAAGTTCAAAGAAGGAATTTGAAACACTTGCCGGCAAAGATCCTAATGCACTATTGGTTGAAATGAGGCCAGTTACAGCTGATGTTCGTGAGCAATTGTTCCAGGGATTCAGCAAAGAAGGAACAGGACGCTATGCCTATCTTCAGATGCGAAAATTGAAGAAACCAGAGATGAAGTATGAGGTTCCACTCACCAGTTCATGGGAATATGGATGGAGGTTGAATGATGTTGTGAAAGAATTCCGCGCACCTACATATGGCCGTTCTCGAATCGTGAAAGACACCTTTTTCCGTACAAATGGAATATTGTAG